One window of Arthrobacter oryzae genomic DNA carries:
- a CDS encoding LuxR C-terminal-related transcriptional regulator → MASSEAGLDRGRSAFEGHRWTEAFEDLLDADQRGGLPAPDLERLATVEILTGKFASGIDTLTRAHEEYLVVGDVPGAARCAGWIGIHLMNAGQMARGTGWFARAGRLAAELSEPCAVEGLVLLPTALGMLFGGNAEGARRVFADALAVGERFQDRDLMSLSLLGTGQASLMLGDISAGLGLLDEVMVAVTAGELSPVPSGIIYCAVIGSCHLAFDLRRALEWTAALDRWCGGRPDMVLYSGQCQAHRAELYRLHGAWDDAVSAAKKAQQLSEAGDYQALYGGFYQQGEVERLKGQFAAAEECYRQAGRSGYEPQPGLALLKLARSDIPSAQALIRRAADAADLGTRRHLLPALVEIELAAGDTDAARRSADELAAVAQDCGMPMLQAASCQAGGAVMLAEGKPVQAQAVLRRAWTLWRELGVPFEAARCRTLVGQACRASGDDDSAEMDFEAAHAEFLALGAAPAAAWAASLQYTHAQDAPPEPLTPRELEVLRLVAAGKANRVIAGELYLSEKTVARHISNIFLKLGLQSRVAATRYAYDHGLTG, encoded by the coding sequence ATGGCATCGTCTGAAGCCGGCCTTGACCGGGGCCGTTCCGCCTTCGAAGGGCATCGCTGGACCGAGGCCTTCGAGGACTTGCTGGACGCCGACCAGCGCGGCGGGCTTCCTGCGCCCGACCTCGAACGCCTGGCCACCGTGGAAATCCTGACCGGCAAGTTTGCCTCGGGAATTGACACCCTCACCCGCGCCCATGAGGAATACCTCGTCGTCGGCGATGTGCCCGGTGCGGCACGGTGCGCCGGGTGGATCGGCATACACCTGATGAACGCCGGCCAGATGGCCCGCGGCACGGGCTGGTTTGCCCGTGCCGGACGGCTTGCGGCCGAGTTGAGCGAACCCTGCGCAGTGGAGGGCCTGGTGCTTCTCCCCACGGCACTGGGCATGCTGTTCGGGGGCAATGCTGAAGGAGCCCGCAGGGTCTTCGCAGATGCCCTGGCCGTCGGCGAAAGGTTCCAGGACCGCGACCTTATGTCGCTCTCTTTGCTGGGTACCGGCCAGGCCAGCTTGATGCTCGGCGACATCAGCGCCGGCCTTGGCCTCCTGGACGAGGTGATGGTTGCCGTGACCGCGGGGGAACTTTCGCCGGTCCCCTCGGGCATCATCTACTGCGCCGTCATTGGCAGCTGCCATCTTGCGTTCGACCTGCGCAGGGCCTTGGAATGGACGGCGGCACTGGACCGGTGGTGTGGGGGACGGCCGGACATGGTCCTCTACAGCGGCCAGTGCCAGGCCCACCGCGCCGAACTGTATCGCCTGCACGGGGCCTGGGATGACGCCGTCAGCGCCGCGAAGAAGGCCCAGCAGCTGTCCGAGGCGGGGGACTATCAGGCCCTCTACGGCGGCTTTTACCAGCAGGGTGAGGTGGAACGGCTGAAGGGTCAGTTCGCTGCGGCAGAGGAATGCTACCGGCAAGCCGGGCGGAGCGGCTATGAACCCCAGCCGGGGCTCGCCCTGCTGAAGCTGGCCCGCAGCGATATCCCCTCCGCCCAGGCCCTCATCCGCAGGGCTGCCGACGCCGCCGACCTCGGCACCCGCCGCCACCTGCTGCCGGCGCTCGTGGAGATTGAGCTGGCAGCGGGGGACACCGACGCTGCCCGGCGGTCCGCCGACGAGCTTGCCGCCGTCGCGCAGGACTGCGGTATGCCCATGCTGCAGGCGGCCTCCTGCCAGGCCGGCGGGGCAGTCATGCTTGCCGAAGGAAAACCCGTCCAAGCTCAGGCGGTCCTGCGGCGGGCGTGGACTCTCTGGCGGGAACTGGGCGTTCCGTTCGAAGCCGCGCGCTGCCGCACCCTGGTGGGCCAGGCGTGCCGCGCATCCGGCGACGACGACTCGGCGGAGATGGACTTCGAGGCGGCACACGCGGAATTCCTTGCCCTCGGCGCTGCCCCGGCAGCTGCCTGGGCAGCCTCGCTCCAGTACACGCACGCGCAGGACGCGCCGCCCGAACCACTCACGCCGCGTGAACTCGAAGTGCTCCGGCTCGTGGCGGCAGGCAAAGCCAACCGCGTGATCGCCGGTGAGCTTTACCTGAGTGAAAAGACCGTCGCGCGGCACATCAGCAACATCTTCCTCAAGCTGGGGCTGCAGTCCAGGGTTGCCGCCACCAGGTACGCCTACGACCACGGGCTCACAGGGTAA
- a CDS encoding flavin-containing monooxygenase has translation MNNIDGNGGAVEVLDTLVIGGGQSGLAMGHYLKRQGRRFLILDANPRIGDAWRQRWDTLRLFTPAKFDGLPGMPFPGDGLSFPGKDELADYLEAYATAFALPVRTGVRVEKLWREEGRYVAVSDGRRWEAGNVVVATGCTQAPRLPDFAPGLDPSIVQFHSSEYRNPGQLREGRVLVVGLGNSGAEIALEVSRTHPTVIAGKPGGELPVRHGRTAARFIFPVVRFLGLHVLTLGTPVGRKAAAHKLAHADPLIRTKSKDLAAAGVEFVPRVTGVQDGRPVVAGSPLSDVSNVIWCTGYRESFDWVEPRVFDDDGRPRQHRGVATDMPGLFFLGEEFMYAAVSATLLGACRDARYLAGRLPATD, from the coding sequence ATGAACAACATCGACGGCAACGGCGGGGCGGTCGAAGTGCTCGACACGCTGGTCATCGGAGGTGGGCAGTCCGGCCTGGCCATGGGCCACTACCTCAAGCGCCAGGGCCGCAGGTTCCTGATCCTGGACGCGAATCCGAGGATCGGTGACGCCTGGCGGCAGCGCTGGGACACCCTGAGGCTGTTCACGCCGGCAAAGTTTGACGGCCTCCCCGGTATGCCATTCCCCGGAGACGGTTTGTCCTTTCCCGGCAAGGATGAGCTGGCTGATTACCTTGAGGCCTACGCCACCGCTTTTGCCCTTCCGGTCCGCACCGGTGTCCGGGTCGAGAAGCTCTGGCGGGAGGAGGGGCGGTACGTTGCAGTCTCGGACGGCCGCCGCTGGGAAGCCGGCAACGTGGTTGTCGCGACCGGCTGCACGCAGGCGCCCAGGCTGCCGGACTTCGCGCCGGGCCTTGACCCGTCCATTGTCCAGTTTCACTCCAGCGAATACCGGAATCCGGGCCAGCTCCGGGAAGGCCGGGTCCTGGTGGTGGGACTGGGAAACTCGGGCGCGGAAATCGCCCTTGAAGTCAGCCGGACCCACCCCACGGTCATCGCAGGCAAGCCGGGCGGTGAGCTGCCGGTGCGGCACGGCAGGACCGCGGCCCGTTTCATCTTCCCCGTGGTGCGGTTCCTGGGGCTCCACGTGCTCACCCTGGGCACACCGGTGGGCCGCAAGGCTGCAGCACACAAGCTGGCGCACGCGGACCCTTTGATCAGGACCAAAAGCAAGGACCTGGCTGCCGCCGGCGTCGAGTTTGTCCCGCGGGTGACCGGCGTGCAGGACGGACGCCCCGTTGTGGCGGGCAGTCCCCTCAGCGATGTGTCCAACGTGATCTGGTGCACCGGATACCGCGAATCCTTCGACTGGGTCGAACCCCGGGTGTTCGACGACGACGGGCGGCCCAGGCAGCACCGCGGCGTCGCCACAGACATGCCTGGACTGTTCTTCCTGGGAGAGGAATTCATGTACGCCGCGGTGTCGGCCACCCTGTTGGGCGCATGCCGGGACGCCAGGTACCTGGCCGGCAGGCTCCCGGCCACGGACTAG
- the groL gene encoding chaperonin GroEL (60 kDa chaperone family; promotes refolding of misfolded polypeptides especially under stressful conditions; forms two stacked rings of heptamers to form a barrel-shaped 14mer; ends can be capped by GroES; misfolded proteins enter the barrel where they are refolded when GroES binds), whose protein sequence is MAKQLAFNDAARRSLEAGIDKLANTVKVTLGPRGRNVVLDKKWGAPTITNDGVTIAREVELDDPFENLGAQLAKEVATKTNDVAGDGTTTATVLAQALVKEGLRNVAAGAAPGQIKRGIEVSVEAVAARLLENARPVEGTQVANVAAISAQSDEIGELLAEAFGKVGKDGVITIEESSTTQTELVLTEGMQFDKGYLSPYFVTDAERQEAVLEDALILINQGKISSVQDFLPLLEKALQSSKPLFIIAEDVEGEALSTLIVNRIRGTLNVVAVKAPGFGDRRKAMLQDIATLTGAQVVSPELGLSLDSVGLEVLGTARRITVTKDNTTIVDGAGSAEDVAARVAQLRAELTRTDSDWDKEKLQERLAKLAGGIGVIKVGAATEVELKEKKHRIEDAVSSTRAALEEGIVAGGGSALIHALKALDEDPAVTALEGDAAAAVGIVRRALVQPVRWIAQNAGFDGYVVAAKVAESAVHHGFNAKTGEYEDLIAAGVIDPVKVTRAALRNAASIAALVLTTETLVVEKPAEEDEHAGHKH, encoded by the coding sequence ATGGCAAAGCAGCTTGCGTTTAACGACGCTGCCCGCCGGTCGCTTGAAGCCGGCATCGATAAGCTCGCCAACACTGTCAAGGTGACGCTTGGCCCGCGCGGCCGCAACGTTGTGCTGGACAAGAAGTGGGGCGCTCCCACCATTACGAACGACGGCGTGACCATCGCCCGCGAAGTCGAACTGGATGACCCGTTCGAAAACCTTGGCGCGCAGCTGGCCAAGGAAGTCGCCACCAAGACCAACGACGTCGCCGGCGACGGCACCACCACCGCCACCGTCCTCGCCCAGGCACTGGTCAAGGAAGGCCTGCGCAACGTTGCGGCCGGCGCCGCCCCGGGCCAGATCAAGCGCGGCATCGAGGTCTCGGTTGAAGCCGTCGCAGCCCGCCTGCTCGAGAACGCGCGTCCCGTCGAGGGCACCCAGGTTGCGAACGTGGCAGCCATCTCCGCCCAGAGCGATGAGATCGGCGAGCTCCTGGCCGAGGCTTTCGGCAAGGTCGGCAAGGATGGTGTGATCACCATCGAGGAGTCCTCCACCACGCAGACCGAACTGGTCCTCACCGAGGGCATGCAGTTCGACAAGGGCTACCTCTCCCCGTACTTCGTCACCGACGCTGAACGCCAGGAAGCAGTCCTCGAAGACGCGCTCATCCTGATCAACCAGGGCAAGATCTCCTCGGTGCAGGATTTCCTGCCGCTGCTGGAAAAGGCGCTGCAGAGCTCCAAGCCGCTGTTCATCATCGCCGAGGACGTCGAGGGCGAGGCCCTGTCCACGCTGATCGTCAACCGCATCCGCGGCACCCTGAACGTCGTTGCCGTCAAGGCTCCCGGCTTCGGTGACCGCCGCAAGGCCATGCTGCAGGACATTGCAACGCTCACCGGCGCGCAGGTTGTTTCCCCGGAACTCGGCCTGAGCCTGGATTCCGTCGGCCTCGAGGTGCTCGGCACGGCACGCCGCATCACGGTCACCAAGGACAACACCACCATCGTTGACGGCGCCGGATCGGCCGAGGACGTTGCGGCACGCGTTGCCCAGCTCCGCGCCGAGCTGACCCGCACCGATTCCGACTGGGACAAGGAAAAGCTTCAGGAGCGCCTGGCCAAGCTGGCCGGCGGCATCGGCGTGATCAAGGTTGGCGCAGCCACCGAGGTTGAGCTGAAGGAAAAGAAGCACCGCATCGAGGACGCAGTGTCCTCCACCCGCGCCGCCCTCGAAGAAGGCATCGTTGCCGGTGGCGGTTCCGCCCTCATCCACGCCCTCAAGGCACTGGACGAGGACCCCGCAGTCACCGCCCTTGAAGGCGATGCAGCTGCTGCTGTGGGCATCGTCCGCCGCGCACTGGTCCAGCCTGTACGGTGGATCGCCCAGAACGCCGGCTTTGACGGCTATGTCGTAGCTGCCAAGGTTGCGGAATCCGCCGTCCACCACGGCTTCAACGCCAAGACCGGCGAGTACGAAGACCTCATCGCTGCAGGCGTCATCGACCCCGTCAAGGTGACGCGCGCAGCCCTCCGCAACGCCGCTTCCATCGCAGCGCTGGTTCTCACCACCGAGACCCTCGTTGTCGAAAAGCCGGCCGAAGAGGACGAGCACGCAGGTCACAAGCACTAG
- a CDS encoding acyltransferase family protein yields MSVARALASPRRSGAGVGPSRKSKYRPEIQGLRSLAVLMVVSYHVWFGRVSGGVDVFLLISAFLMTLQFVGRYEQNRPMALIKHWLHLFRRLLPAAVTVIAATLAASYLLLPRTRWLDIVDQAWASLFYYENALLQSRAVDYYATDHSLASPFQHFWSLSIQGQVFILWPLIFSGAAFLAKKYRLHYRILLCYIFAGVFLVSLVYSIIFTITNQAQAYFDTGARLWEFALGTLVALILPGLRIPRSGRIVLGWLGIAAMLSCGILLNVQAAFPGVAALWPTLAAAGVIAAGQTGSRFGVDRILSTGPLVRLGDNSYALYLWHWPVLVIALAATGRDQAGPISGTVIIVVAMGLAFLTTKFIEKPWREWQWPEANRRRSSIAVAACLLAVVVPLTGIQVQQHLATTAAQAAAERNNPGAQALLPGFVDRSDGDAAILPAAEQLPADWATLSGPCTGGLEPEDDAIRDTCSQSGPSEDPVRSVLVLGDSHAQQWLAAIGKFGEEQGWTVYAMLKGGCQVQPATPELEETNPDCKSYNDAVAEQITRNPPDAIMVVGTAAAPSSPAEVLTPGLEESARTWTDLGIDVVAIRDNPRFDFNMADCVVTKGEDSPDCRPAQANLLAAESPLAGLDGKVPGLAFVDMTDLICDGTYCPGVVGNTFVYLDNNHLTRTYVASMSSVFGERLMAATGWKDQ; encoded by the coding sequence ATGTCCGTAGCGAGAGCCCTGGCCTCGCCGCGCCGCAGTGGCGCAGGCGTTGGACCGAGCCGAAAATCCAAATACAGGCCTGAAATCCAAGGGCTCCGCTCACTGGCCGTGCTGATGGTGGTCAGCTACCACGTCTGGTTTGGACGCGTGTCCGGCGGCGTGGACGTCTTCCTGTTGATCTCCGCGTTCCTCATGACCCTGCAGTTCGTGGGCCGCTATGAGCAGAACAGGCCGATGGCCCTCATCAAACACTGGCTGCACCTGTTCCGGCGGCTCCTGCCGGCGGCAGTCACAGTGATTGCCGCAACCCTGGCGGCGAGCTACCTGCTGCTGCCGCGCACCCGCTGGCTGGACATCGTGGATCAGGCCTGGGCCTCCCTGTTCTACTATGAAAACGCGTTGCTCCAGTCCCGGGCAGTGGATTACTACGCAACCGACCACAGCCTGGCCAGTCCGTTCCAGCATTTCTGGTCCCTGTCGATTCAGGGCCAGGTCTTCATCCTATGGCCCCTGATCTTTTCCGGCGCTGCGTTCCTGGCGAAGAAATACCGGCTGCATTACCGGATCCTGCTGTGCTACATCTTCGCCGGGGTCTTCCTGGTCTCGCTGGTCTACTCCATCATTTTCACGATCACCAACCAGGCCCAGGCCTATTTTGATACCGGCGCAAGGCTGTGGGAATTCGCGCTCGGCACGCTGGTGGCACTGATCCTCCCCGGACTGCGGATTCCCAGGTCCGGTCGCATCGTCCTGGGCTGGCTGGGCATTGCGGCCATGCTCAGCTGCGGGATCCTGCTCAATGTCCAGGCTGCTTTCCCGGGCGTCGCAGCGCTCTGGCCCACCCTCGCAGCCGCGGGCGTCATCGCAGCAGGACAAACCGGCAGCCGGTTCGGCGTCGACCGGATCCTGAGCACCGGCCCGCTGGTCCGCCTCGGTGACAACTCGTACGCCTTGTACCTGTGGCACTGGCCCGTCCTGGTCATCGCGCTGGCGGCCACGGGCCGGGACCAGGCGGGGCCCATCTCCGGAACCGTCATCATTGTGGTCGCGATGGGCCTGGCATTCCTGACCACCAAGTTCATCGAAAAACCGTGGCGGGAGTGGCAGTGGCCGGAAGCCAACCGGCGTCGTTCCTCCATTGCGGTGGCCGCATGCCTGCTCGCCGTGGTTGTCCCCTTGACGGGCATCCAGGTGCAGCAGCATCTCGCGACAACGGCGGCGCAGGCCGCCGCCGAACGGAACAACCCCGGTGCGCAGGCCCTTCTTCCGGGATTTGTTGACCGGAGCGACGGTGACGCGGCGATACTCCCGGCAGCGGAGCAGTTGCCAGCGGATTGGGCTACTCTCTCCGGCCCGTGCACCGGTGGCCTGGAGCCTGAAGACGACGCCATCAGGGACACCTGCAGCCAGAGCGGACCCTCCGAGGATCCGGTCAGATCCGTACTGGTCCTGGGTGATTCGCATGCGCAACAGTGGCTTGCAGCGATTGGAAAGTTCGGCGAGGAACAAGGCTGGACGGTTTACGCGATGCTCAAGGGCGGCTGCCAGGTTCAACCCGCAACACCCGAGCTGGAAGAAACGAACCCGGACTGCAAGAGCTATAACGACGCCGTGGCGGAGCAGATTACCCGGAACCCGCCGGACGCCATCATGGTCGTCGGGACCGCCGCGGCTCCGTCGTCCCCCGCGGAAGTCCTCACCCCGGGACTTGAAGAAAGCGCCAGGACATGGACGGACCTGGGAATTGACGTTGTAGCCATCCGGGACAATCCCCGCTTCGACTTCAACATGGCGGACTGCGTGGTCACCAAAGGTGAGGACAGTCCGGACTGCCGGCCCGCCCAGGCCAACCTCCTGGCGGCCGAGAGCCCTCTTGCCGGCTTGGACGGAAAAGTCCCCGGCCTGGCCTTTGTGGACATGACGGACCTGATCTGTGACGGCACCTACTGCCCAGGGGTTGTCGGAAATACCTTTGTCTACCTGGATAACAACCACCTCACCCGTACCTATGTCGCCAGCATGTCCTCCGTTTTCGGGGAGAGGCTCATGGCGGCCACGGGCTGGAAGGATCAATGA
- the groES gene encoding co-chaperone GroES, whose amino-acid sequence MSVSIKPLEDRIVVRPLEAEQTTASGLVIPDSAQEKPQEGEVVAVGPGRFEDGNRVPVDVAVGDVVIYSKYGGTEVKTGGTEYLVLSARDVLAIVVK is encoded by the coding sequence GTGTCGGTCTCTATTAAGCCTCTTGAGGATCGTATTGTTGTTCGCCCGCTCGAAGCCGAGCAGACCACGGCTTCCGGCCTGGTCATCCCGGACTCCGCACAGGAGAAGCCGCAGGAAGGCGAAGTCGTTGCAGTAGGCCCCGGCCGCTTCGAAGACGGCAACCGCGTTCCGGTCGACGTTGCCGTTGGCGACGTTGTTATTTACTCCAAGTACGGCGGAACCGAAGTCAAGACCGGCGGCACCGAGTACCTCGTGCTGTCCGCCCGCGACGTTCTGGCGATCGTCGTAAAGTAA
- a CDS encoding DUF389 domain-containing protein, which translates to MIVQVRICIPAELSDLVVESCTQQTGAAEVAVHKGASVQPPGDVVVAHVARESVEELLEKMHALKVQDLGSIAISMPELMLSRRADRAEAAAPGDGADAMIWDEVTRQTGEDSRLTWSYLAFLVLATQLAAIGIVTDSTIAIVGAMAVGPEFGPLAALAVALAQRKWKLGRSAALALGVGFPVAMLLAALTAWLSVPLGLFPANTLDTGSAVEFIYHPGPYSLIVAVLAGTAGMLSVISRRSAALIGVFISVTTVPAAGYVAVALVLGEYQKAAGSALQLLLNLVGIVVAAVAVLIFYRVITKRLPENMARRLRRQALRAQG; encoded by the coding sequence GTGATCGTTCAGGTGCGCATTTGCATCCCCGCCGAGCTCTCCGACCTGGTGGTGGAAAGCTGCACACAGCAAACCGGCGCGGCGGAGGTGGCCGTGCACAAAGGCGCGTCCGTCCAACCGCCCGGCGATGTTGTGGTGGCCCACGTGGCCCGGGAATCGGTCGAGGAACTGTTGGAAAAAATGCATGCCCTGAAGGTTCAGGATCTGGGCTCCATCGCCATCTCCATGCCCGAACTCATGTTGTCCCGGCGTGCCGACAGGGCTGAAGCCGCAGCGCCCGGCGACGGCGCGGACGCCATGATCTGGGATGAGGTGACGCGCCAGACAGGCGAGGATTCGCGGCTCACCTGGAGTTACCTGGCGTTCCTGGTCCTGGCCACCCAGCTGGCCGCGATCGGGATCGTCACGGACTCCACCATCGCCATCGTCGGGGCAATGGCTGTCGGACCCGAGTTCGGGCCGCTCGCAGCCTTGGCTGTCGCGCTGGCCCAGCGCAAATGGAAACTGGGACGCAGTGCCGCATTGGCACTGGGGGTCGGCTTTCCCGTGGCCATGCTCCTGGCGGCGCTGACTGCCTGGCTGTCAGTACCGCTGGGGCTCTTTCCCGCCAACACCCTCGACACCGGGTCCGCCGTCGAGTTCATCTACCACCCCGGCCCGTACTCGCTGATCGTTGCCGTGCTGGCCGGTACTGCCGGCATGCTCTCCGTCATCAGCCGTCGCTCTGCAGCGCTGATCGGTGTCTTCATTTCCGTGACCACGGTTCCCGCCGCAGGATACGTGGCCGTTGCCCTCGTTCTGGGCGAGTACCAGAAGGCGGCGGGGTCGGCCCTGCAGCTGCTGCTGAACCTCGTGGGCATCGTGGTGGCAGCCGTTGCCGTGCTCATCTTCTACCGGGTCATCACCAAACGGCTCCCGGAGAACATGGCCCGGCGGCTGCGGCGCCAGGCGTTGCGCGCCCAGGGCTAG
- a CDS encoding acyltransferase family protein, translating into MTAEVLSEAARQRTKKADRKGYRPEVQGLRALAVLMVVTYHVWLGRVSGGVDIFLLISAFLLTLSFVRKVESGSPLKLVSHWLHLFKRLLPAAVVVILGVLAGTWAILPQSRWPDVLDQAWASLLYRQNWLLADSAVDYYAQDHSGASPLQHFWSLSIQGQVFILWPLVFAGAAVLHRLLRRPAISYRLLLALAFGVIFAASLAYSIEQTATNQAYAYFDTRTRLWEFALGSLLALALPYLRPGRLLRVILGWAGVAAMVSCGLLLTVDRSFPGFVALWPTLAAAAIIVAGQSGSRFGADRLLSWKPLVSLGDNSYALYLWHWPLLVLALAGTGVVSPNLFQGLAIVAASVVMAVLTTRFVEKPLREWHWPQRRIWRNAVVIVACGALLAGPVSLWQTKLTAEEAAAAAQPRELTPGAAALTPENVGKPTPEAKIIPAPAAMKNEWADIDGLCTDANVPSDPLLSGCLQNSKPEVVTKRIVVLGDSHAQQYMAALGPIAKEHGWEVVTLLKGNCRFGAESAERDAECNAFNKASAAYVLEHRPDAVFTVASLTHTDAPFETEVPGYLEGIKPFTDAGMDVVGVRDNPRFAFNMPECVQKKGADATDCNPPLGESLAESSPLEQYRGVEGLHLMDLSDFICAGGICPAVVGNVYVYKDDNHLTKTYVQSMIPMFEQRLLAATGWT; encoded by the coding sequence ATGACAGCGGAAGTCCTGAGCGAAGCCGCAAGGCAAAGAACCAAAAAGGCGGACAGGAAGGGGTACCGGCCCGAGGTCCAGGGCCTCAGGGCGCTGGCAGTCCTGATGGTGGTCACCTACCATGTGTGGCTTGGCCGGGTGTCCGGCGGAGTGGATATCTTCCTGCTGATTTCCGCGTTCCTGCTCACGCTCTCCTTTGTACGCAAGGTGGAAAGCGGGAGCCCGCTCAAGCTGGTCAGCCACTGGCTGCACCTCTTCAAACGGCTGCTGCCGGCCGCCGTCGTCGTTATCCTGGGTGTCCTCGCGGGCACCTGGGCCATCCTTCCCCAGAGCCGCTGGCCGGACGTCCTGGACCAGGCGTGGGCCTCACTGCTCTACCGGCAGAACTGGCTGCTCGCGGACTCGGCCGTGGACTACTACGCCCAGGACCACTCGGGGGCCAGCCCCCTGCAGCATTTCTGGTCGCTGTCCATCCAGGGGCAGGTCTTTATCCTGTGGCCGCTGGTGTTCGCCGGTGCCGCGGTGCTGCACCGGTTACTGCGGCGTCCGGCGATCAGCTACCGGCTGCTGCTGGCCCTCGCCTTCGGGGTCATTTTCGCGGCTTCCCTGGCCTATTCCATCGAGCAAACGGCCACTAACCAGGCCTACGCGTACTTTGACACCCGGACCAGGCTGTGGGAATTCGCGCTGGGCTCCCTGCTGGCGCTGGCTCTTCCGTACCTGAGGCCGGGCCGGCTGCTTCGCGTCATCCTGGGATGGGCGGGCGTGGCGGCCATGGTGTCCTGCGGCCTGCTGCTGACAGTGGACCGGTCCTTTCCGGGTTTCGTGGCGCTGTGGCCCACGTTGGCCGCCGCGGCAATCATTGTGGCCGGCCAGTCCGGCAGCCGCTTTGGCGCCGACCGTCTCCTGAGCTGGAAGCCCCTCGTGTCGCTCGGAGACAACTCCTATGCGCTGTACCTGTGGCACTGGCCGCTCCTGGTCCTCGCCCTCGCCGGCACCGGTGTCGTCTCGCCCAACCTTTTCCAGGGCCTCGCCATCGTGGCGGCCTCCGTGGTGATGGCCGTGCTCACCACACGGTTCGTGGAAAAGCCCCTGCGGGAATGGCACTGGCCGCAACGGCGGATCTGGCGGAACGCCGTCGTGATTGTGGCCTGCGGGGCCCTGCTCGCAGGGCCGGTGTCCCTCTGGCAGACCAAACTGACTGCCGAGGAAGCCGCCGCTGCGGCGCAGCCCAGGGAACTGACTCCGGGTGCAGCTGCCCTCACCCCCGAAAACGTGGGAAAACCGACGCCGGAAGCGAAGATCATTCCGGCGCCGGCCGCCATGAAGAATGAGTGGGCGGACATCGACGGACTGTGCACCGACGCGAATGTGCCGAGCGATCCGCTGCTCTCGGGCTGCCTGCAGAACAGCAAGCCCGAGGTGGTTACCAAACGGATCGTGGTGCTGGGCGATTCGCACGCGCAGCAGTACATGGCTGCGCTGGGGCCGATCGCCAAGGAACATGGCTGGGAAGTGGTCACGCTCCTCAAGGGCAACTGCCGCTTTGGTGCCGAGTCTGCCGAGCGCGACGCCGAATGCAATGCCTTCAACAAGGCAAGCGCCGCCTACGTCCTGGAGCACAGGCCGGATGCCGTGTTCACCGTTGCGTCCCTGACGCACACGGATGCCCCGTTCGAAACGGAAGTTCCCGGCTACCTGGAAGGCATTAAGCCGTTCACCGACGCCGGAATGGACGTGGTGGGGGTCCGGGACAACCCGCGGTTTGCCTTCAATATGCCCGAGTGCGTCCAAAAGAAGGGCGCTGACGCAACCGACTGCAACCCGCCGCTTGGCGAATCGCTCGCGGAGTCGTCGCCCCTGGAGCAATACCGGGGGGTGGAAGGCCTGCACCTGATGGACCTGAGCGACTTCATCTGCGCGGGCGGAATATGTCCTGCAGTGGTTGGCAACGTCTACGTCTACAAGGATGACAACCACCTGACCAAGACGTACGTGCAGAGCATGATTCCCATGTTCGAGCAGCGGTTGCTGGCCGCCACCGGCTGGACCTGA